A window of Marispirochaeta aestuarii contains these coding sequences:
- a CDS encoding GlpM family protein gives MWMEMLIRFTVGGSLIVLVSLVSKSKLPHLSGLLVLFPIVTVIGFFFIGRSASPRQLQNIALFSIVSFPTTLGFLISFYCFLNRYSYRSSILLSVLVWLIIALLVIIVNKYLLHIR, from the coding sequence ATGTGGATGGAGATGCTGATCAGGTTTACTGTGGGAGGAAGCCTCATCGTTCTTGTTTCCCTTGTTTCAAAGTCGAAGCTTCCCCACCTCTCCGGCCTGCTGGTCCTGTTTCCAATAGTGACGGTTATAGGATTTTTCTTCATAGGCAGAAGTGCTTCTCCCCGGCAGCTGCAGAATATTGCCCTGTTCAGTATCGTATCCTTTCCGACAACCCTTGGTTTTCTCATATCCTTTTACTGTTTTCTTAACCGGTACAGCTATCGTTCATCAATACTGTTATCTGTTCTTGTGTGGCTCATTATTGCACTGCTGGTAATTATCGTAAATAAATATCTGCTCCATATTAGATAG
- a CDS encoding four-carbon acid sugar kinase family protein — protein sequence MGLKLCIIADDFTGAGDSAVQFRKNGYTPFLALQNWDSGVDLELYNVLVVSTESRFMLPSDSYDKVRSVVETCRRLGVRQFFKKIDSTIRGNVPEEIAAVMDAGDFDCALVAPSAPKNGRTVVAGNCLVNGVPIGENGHQIDPFTPVASAFVPGLLERWFRNSVGHIDLETIRKGSDAFLTRFKELRQEGARAIVADAETLEDLRILASAREDESVLFAGASGLAEALTDAGEGSSPEFPVIDEGKLLFVAGSVTETTRTQVAELEKSIDPVSLCVAMQNLLNDEEKELSRLLHEDSQSRKDVPVLIKTFDGDCEYKNDIAYAAELGINEKELGERVSSFLGRLVARIFMQRQIEAVFITGGNTAAGVSESLKVKGVELLDEILPGIPIGRFDTPYADKPVYLISKAGGFGRKNAMTQVCKIVTGRQEQQPERK from the coding sequence ATGGGTTTAAAACTTTGCATAATAGCTGATGATTTTACCGGAGCCGGCGATTCTGCCGTACAGTTCAGAAAGAACGGATATACGCCGTTTCTCGCCCTCCAGAACTGGGATTCCGGTGTTGATCTTGAATTATATAACGTACTTGTCGTCAGTACCGAATCCAGGTTCATGCTTCCCAGTGATTCCTATGACAAGGTGCGGAGTGTAGTCGAAACCTGCAGAAGACTTGGTGTACGGCAGTTTTTCAAAAAAATCGATTCAACCATTCGCGGAAATGTTCCCGAAGAGATTGCCGCCGTCATGGATGCCGGAGATTTTGATTGCGCCCTTGTGGCCCCTTCGGCTCCCAAGAACGGGCGTACTGTTGTGGCAGGCAACTGTCTGGTAAACGGGGTGCCCATCGGTGAGAACGGACACCAGATCGATCCTTTCACTCCTGTTGCGTCTGCATTTGTCCCGGGACTTCTTGAACGGTGGTTTCGCAACAGCGTTGGGCATATCGATCTTGAAACGATACGCAAAGGTTCGGATGCCTTTCTAACACGATTCAAAGAGCTGAGACAGGAGGGCGCACGGGCCATCGTCGCCGATGCAGAAACACTGGAGGACCTCCGGATCCTTGCTTCAGCCCGGGAAGATGAGTCGGTTCTGTTTGCCGGTGCCTCCGGTCTTGCAGAAGCCCTCACCGACGCAGGGGAAGGGTCCTCTCCGGAGTTCCCCGTTATCGATGAGGGGAAGCTGCTGTTTGTTGCAGGGAGTGTAACGGAAACTACCAGAACCCAGGTGGCGGAACTTGAAAAAAGTATCGATCCTGTATCCCTTTGTGTCGCCATGCAGAACCTGCTTAACGACGAAGAAAAGGAACTGTCCCGTCTTCTGCATGAGGATTCTCAGTCGAGGAAGGATGTTCCGGTGCTGATCAAAACCTTCGATGGTGACTGTGAATACAAGAACGACATCGCATATGCAGCGGAACTGGGTATAAATGAGAAGGAGCTGGGAGAGCGGGTTTCCAGTTTCCTGGGAAGGCTGGTTGCCCGTATCTTTATGCAGCGCCAGATTGAAGCAGTATTTATTACCGGGGGCAATACTGCCGCCGGAGTCAGTGAGTCACTGAAAGTCAAGGGTGTGGAATTACTCGACGAAATCCTGCCCGGCATCCCCATTGGAAGGTTTGATACCCCCTATGCCGATAAGCCGGTCTACCTTATTTCAAAGGCCGGCGGTTTCGGCAGGAAAAATGCAATGACACAGGTGTGTAAAATCGTTACCGGCAGACAGGAACAGCAGCCGGAACGTAAATGA
- a CDS encoding sialidase family protein, with protein MKIISSHKIPTPCTSNHASNLLELEDGNLLCTWFGGSMEGSSDVSIYLSRFDSSSETWSPAEKMSDDPTRSEQNPVIFTSPGKELWLLYTAQLKTDQGTAIVRRRRSRDGGKTWEGIEDLFTGEGTFIRQTPVVNSRGYILVPIWHSNIKNAFGDDTSLVMVSRDGGSSWETIEVPESNGCVHMNILSNCRAAFYRSRRSDRIYRSVSDDDGLSWSKPEATELPNNNASIQARLLSDDRILIIYNENSARGRKSESSIPPWIQDKEDFLRQCRITEKSAVWGVPRNPLVISSSDDLGLNWKKELVVESDPNLRSEHDHKGSFIGDYSYPSVIQGRDGRIHISYSYLRDYIQHRILSL; from the coding sequence ATGAAGATTATCAGTTCACATAAAATACCCACACCCTGTACAAGCAATCATGCCTCCAATCTGCTGGAGCTTGAGGACGGAAATCTGCTGTGCACCTGGTTCGGCGGCAGTATGGAAGGATCCTCCGACGTAAGCATCTATCTTTCCCGTTTCGATTCTTCCAGTGAAACCTGGAGTCCGGCGGAGAAGATGTCTGATGATCCCACACGGTCGGAACAGAATCCGGTTATTTTTACAAGCCCAGGGAAAGAGCTGTGGCTTCTCTATACCGCCCAATTGAAAACGGACCAGGGAACGGCCATTGTCCGGCGTCGTCGCTCCAGGGACGGTGGAAAAACCTGGGAAGGAATCGAAGACCTCTTTACAGGGGAAGGTACCTTCATCAGGCAGACTCCTGTTGTCAACTCCAGGGGATATATTCTTGTACCAATCTGGCACAGCAATATAAAAAACGCCTTCGGGGATGATACTAGTCTGGTCATGGTCTCCCGGGACGGCGGTTCAAGCTGGGAAACCATCGAAGTTCCTGAAAGCAACGGCTGTGTTCACATGAATATTCTGTCAAATTGCAGGGCGGCTTTCTACAGAAGCAGAAGATCGGACAGAATCTACCGCAGTGTTTCCGATGACGATGGATTGAGCTGGTCCAAACCTGAAGCTACCGAACTTCCCAACAACAATGCCTCAATTCAGGCACGGTTGCTGTCGGATGATCGAATCCTGATTATCTATAACGAGAATTCCGCCCGGGGACGAAAAAGCGAAAGCTCAATTCCTCCCTGGATACAGGATAAGGAGGATTTTCTCAGGCAGTGCCGGATTACTGAAAAGAGCGCCGTATGGGGAGTCCCGCGGAATCCGCTGGTAATATCGAGTTCCGATGATCTGGGACTCAACTGGAAAAAGGAGCTGGTCGTCGAATCGGATCCGAATCTGCGTTCGGAGCACGATCATAAAGGTTCCTTTATCGGTGATTACTCCTATCCCTCCGTCATTCAGGGGCGGGACGGTCGAATACATATCAGCTACTCATATCTGCGGGACTATATACAGCACCGTATTCTCAGTCTGTAA
- a CDS encoding GGDEF domain-containing protein — protein MTDALNTPEVLSHYDLLDRLGIIEEINRLKSLVIERNDLLGEATVIFTQTEIPEIARTAAGFLLNKFIPRRLSFIYSQDGGPEVKVLSFRNMKEDPPETHLIDLSPFDGFFSENIGLVRFSDMQVKLQDPVALEDLNIMDPELVIPVKGHTGLYGMVVISSKIVGGDYSISELAYVDRLMSFVSIAMQNSIHYSSSVTDSKTRLFNTAFIQSEMEEEISRTKRYGGVFSILMIDLDYFKRLNDRYGHLAGDLVLKEVASMIGSSVREGDVAARFGGEEFMVLLHNADACAAYSIAERLRRSIEVRRFFYMNQEIRVTASIGCVAFNSDDTISREDLCYLADTALYRSKHAGRNTTSIVGSGLLHRAVKALHQMDNN, from the coding sequence ATGACGGATGCTCTGAACACCCCTGAGGTGCTTTCTCATTACGATCTTCTCGACCGTCTGGGTATAATCGAAGAAATTAACCGCCTCAAAAGTCTTGTTATTGAACGGAATGATCTTCTGGGGGAAGCGACTGTCATATTTACCCAGACAGAGATCCCTGAAATAGCCCGCACTGCCGCGGGATTTCTCCTGAATAAATTCATACCCCGGCGTCTCTCCTTTATCTACTCCCAGGACGGCGGACCGGAGGTCAAGGTCCTCTCCTTCCGGAATATGAAGGAAGATCCTCCTGAGACCCATCTTATTGATTTATCACCCTTCGACGGCTTTTTTTCTGAAAACATCGGTCTTGTCCGCTTTTCCGATATGCAGGTAAAGCTGCAGGATCCCGTTGCACTTGAAGATCTGAATATTATGGACCCGGAGCTTGTAATCCCGGTGAAAGGCCATACAGGTCTCTATGGTATGGTCGTGATTTCATCCAAAATCGTGGGGGGGGATTATTCCATAAGTGAACTTGCGTATGTGGACAGGCTGATGAGCTTCGTATCCATCGCCATGCAGAACAGCATCCATTATTCAAGTTCCGTAACCGACTCCAAGACCCGGCTTTTCAACACCGCCTTTATTCAATCAGAGATGGAAGAGGAGATCAGCAGGACAAAACGCTACGGCGGGGTATTCAGCATCCTGATGATCGACCTTGACTATTTCAAGCGTCTGAACGACAGATACGGTCACCTGGCGGGGGACCTCGTGTTAAAAGAGGTGGCTTCCATGATCGGAAGCTCCGTGCGTGAAGGCGACGTGGCCGCTCGTTTTGGGGGAGAAGAGTTCATGGTGCTCCTGCACAATGCCGATGCCTGTGCAGCCTACTCAATTGCAGAGCGTCTGCGCAGGTCCATCGAGGTCCGCCGGTTTTTCTATATGAACCAGGAAATCCGGGTAACCGCCAGTATCGGCTGCGTTGCTTTCAACAGCGACGATACGATCTCCAGGGAGGATCTCTGCTATCTCGCGGATACCGCGCTATATCGTTCAAAACATGCGGGGCGGAATACCACCTCCATTGTCGGCTCCGGACTGCTCCATCGGGCGGTAAAAGCCCTGCATCAGATGGATAATAATTAG
- a CDS encoding Bug family tripartite tricarboxylate transporter substrate binding protein, translating into MKKFLVAALVLLFTVSVFSEGKSESAGSGAAEWPKQNITIIGTHGAGGDTDYNGRLISRFVEKKLGVSLVPTNVTGSNGNIAMEQYRNAKPDGYTFIMTNTTAVMGNEATGLSSFGWDAFEPVAIYGKQSGENIIVPADSPYQSIDDLVKASKANPNTIRFGISTGGGVYIASVILAQSGAEFAVMDQGDGASRMTALLGKHVDATIVPYATAKQYIESGQIRTLATLLSDSPSLLKNVPSASKTGVPDLVMDTMYVCLAPKGTPREIVEQMNAAILDVVNNDPEYAAECRKFNLQDPWALSVDDTIAELMKQREHFMKFSKYLR; encoded by the coding sequence ATGAAAAAATTTCTTGTAGCTGCGCTTGTATTATTGTTTACAGTTTCAGTTTTTTCCGAAGGGAAATCGGAAAGTGCAGGCAGTGGGGCCGCTGAATGGCCAAAGCAGAATATCACCATTATCGGTACCCATGGTGCCGGTGGAGATACGGATTATAACGGTCGTCTGATCAGCCGGTTTGTGGAAAAGAAACTTGGGGTTTCCCTTGTTCCCACCAACGTTACCGGAAGCAACGGTAATATCGCCATGGAACAGTACCGGAATGCCAAACCCGATGGATATACCTTTATCATGACCAATACGACGGCTGTGATGGGTAATGAGGCTACCGGGCTTTCTTCTTTCGGATGGGATGCCTTTGAACCGGTCGCTATTTACGGCAAGCAGTCCGGCGAAAACATTATCGTTCCCGCCGATTCTCCCTACCAGTCCATTGACGATCTGGTAAAAGCTTCAAAAGCCAATCCGAATACTATCCGCTTTGGAATATCCACCGGCGGTGGTGTTTATATCGCTTCGGTCATACTGGCTCAGTCAGGTGCGGAGTTTGCGGTCATGGATCAGGGTGACGGTGCATCCCGGATGACTGCTCTTCTGGGAAAACATGTTGATGCGACTATCGTTCCCTATGCGACGGCGAAACAGTATATAGAATCAGGGCAGATCAGAACCCTTGCTACATTGCTGAGCGATTCTCCCTCACTGCTCAAGAATGTTCCTTCGGCCAGCAAGACCGGTGTTCCTGATCTTGTTATGGACACCATGTATGTGTGTCTTGCTCCTAAAGGAACTCCCAGGGAGATCGTTGAACAGATGAACGCAGCGATTCTGGATGTTGTCAACAATGACCCTGAATACGCTGCAGAGTGTCGAAAATTCAACCTGCAGGATCCCTGGGCTCTGAGTGTAGATGACACCATTGCGGAGCTGATGAAGCAGCGTGAACATTTCATGAAATTCTCCAAATACCTGCGATAA
- a CDS encoding hydroxyacid dehydrogenase, translated as MITVLISHPLYKPGMDAINGKADLIIPNNGDSDIIIEDLKKADGFILRIGKIDRKAIDACEKLKVITRPGVGVDNVDVQAATERGIPVVICPAANARAVAEHTLALIFGISKNIVESDVETRKGNFGIRNKYAAVELLGKTVSVIGLGNIGRTVAQLCAGVGMKVCAYDPFLDRKDVEALGYTYAGDLQQAVEAGDYVSLHMPSMPETRNMINSQILAAMKKSAFLINCARGDIVDETALFEALKNESIAGAAVDVLADEPMKAEHPLMKLSNLIVSPHMAAQTRETTSAVVTMAVQGTLAVIEGEKWPHVCNPEVYEHPKWKGV; from the coding sequence ATGATTACTGTCCTGATCTCGCATCCCTTGTACAAACCGGGGATGGATGCCATCAACGGTAAGGCAGATCTTATAATTCCGAATAATGGAGACAGTGACATCATTATCGAGGATTTAAAAAAAGCCGACGGTTTCATTCTGCGAATTGGGAAGATCGATCGTAAGGCTATTGATGCCTGTGAAAAGCTCAAGGTAATAACCCGTCCGGGTGTGGGTGTTGATAATGTTGATGTTCAGGCCGCCACGGAGCGGGGTATTCCGGTTGTGATCTGTCCCGCCGCCAATGCCCGGGCAGTTGCCGAGCATACTCTGGCCCTGATCTTCGGCATATCAAAAAATATTGTGGAAAGCGATGTCGAGACGAGAAAAGGGAATTTCGGCATTCGCAACAAGTATGCCGCCGTCGAACTGCTGGGAAAAACAGTCAGTGTAATAGGCCTGGGAAATATCGGCAGGACCGTCGCGCAGCTCTGCGCCGGTGTGGGCATGAAAGTATGCGCCTACGATCCCTTCCTCGACCGAAAAGACGTGGAAGCTCTGGGATACACCTATGCAGGGGACCTGCAACAGGCTGTTGAGGCTGGGGATTACGTGAGCCTCCATATGCCGTCCATGCCGGAAACCCGTAACATGATCAATAGTCAAATCCTCGCTGCAATGAAGAAGAGTGCATTTCTCATAAACTGTGCACGGGGCGATATAGTCGATGAAACGGCACTCTTTGAAGCCCTGAAGAACGAAAGTATAGCCGGAGCGGCGGTGGACGTGCTGGCCGATGAACCCATGAAAGCTGAGCACCCCTTAATGAAGCTGAGCAACCTCATCGTCAGTCCGCATATGGCGGCTCAGACCAGGGAGACGACAAGCGCCGTTGTCACCATGGCTGTACAGGGAACCCTCGCGGTTATTGAGGGAGAAAAATGGCCTCATGTATGCAACCCGGAGGTCTATGAGCACCCGAAATGGAAGGGTGTTTGA
- the pdxA gene encoding 4-hydroxythreonine-4-phosphate dehydrogenase PdxA has protein sequence MKTEKRPILGISVGDPAGIGPEITAKALNEKHVYDICRPLAVCDLKVMEAAIEFSGLSLKTRAVSSPAEGRYEFGTIDVLDMQNIDMSRLKYKTVSAMTGKASYEYIEKVIQLALAKEVDATITGPINKEAINSAGIKEAGHTEIYARLTGTRDYAMMLAEGDFRVVHVSTHVSLQEAINRCKKERVYRVIKLADEALKRLGIEQPRIAVAGLNPHAGENGMFGREEIDEIIPAIEQAVAEGMTVEGPIPPDTVFSKMKGGQYDIVVVQYHDQGHIPTKLAGFNYDRNTNTWLSMSGVNITLGLPIIRSSVDHGTAFGKAGEGRANPESMLQAIEMGVRMV, from the coding sequence ATGAAAACTGAGAAGAGACCAATTTTAGGAATCAGCGTTGGCGATCCGGCGGGTATCGGACCGGAGATTACCGCCAAGGCCTTGAATGAAAAGCACGTATACGATATCTGCAGGCCCCTGGCAGTCTGTGATCTGAAAGTCATGGAAGCGGCCATTGAGTTTTCCGGGCTTTCCCTGAAAACCAGGGCCGTTTCGTCTCCGGCGGAGGGCAGGTACGAATTCGGAACCATAGACGTGCTCGATATGCAGAATATAGACATGAGCAGGCTGAAATATAAAACCGTTTCCGCCATGACCGGAAAGGCCAGCTATGAATATATCGAGAAGGTTATCCAGCTCGCCCTTGCAAAAGAAGTTGATGCGACTATCACCGGCCCCATAAACAAGGAGGCCATTAACTCCGCCGGTATCAAGGAAGCCGGACACACTGAGATCTACGCCCGTCTTACCGGGACCAGGGATTACGCCATGATGCTCGCCGAAGGGGACTTCCGGGTTGTCCATGTCTCCACCCACGTATCCCTGCAGGAGGCAATAAACCGCTGCAAAAAGGAACGGGTTTACCGGGTTATCAAGCTGGCGGACGAGGCCCTGAAGCGGCTGGGCATCGAACAGCCCAGAATTGCCGTGGCAGGTCTGAATCCCCACGCCGGTGAAAACGGCATGTTCGGCCGGGAAGAGATCGATGAGATTATTCCCGCCATCGAGCAGGCTGTTGCCGAAGGCATGACGGTGGAAGGACCGATCCCTCCGGATACGGTCTTTTCCAAAATGAAGGGCGGGCAGTACGACATAGTGGTTGTTCAGTATCACGACCAGGGGCATATCCCCACCAAGCTGGCGGGATTCAACTACGACCGTAACACCAATACCTGGCTCTCCATGTCCGGGGTCAACATTACCCTGGGGCTGCCGATTATCCGCTCCTCCGTGGACCACGGTACCGCCTTCGGAAAGGCCGGCGAAGGCCGGGCAAATCCTGAGAGCATGCTGCAGGCCATCGAGATGGGCGTGAGGATGGTGTAA
- a CDS encoding nickel pincer cofactor-dependent isomerase, group 22 gives MEIKKQTNIRHLLKDVPIPGVIKVRQHFDGSRVEDIPGTIRTQLKEQSLSARIRQGDRVVLTGSSREIANMNVILRELAAFITSCGAHPYIVPAMGSHGGSSAEGQKEILEDYGITEEFCACPIHSSMDTVVTGYTPDGLPVYFDKFTAESDSIVVVGRIKAHTAFRGPYESGLFKMLGIGLGKQKGADSLHAAGFGAFKERIPEFARVIMNNNNVVFGVGVIENAYDQTCRIEVIKGEEIAEKEPPLLEYAKKRMPRILFPETDVLVVTQIGKNFSGSGMDPNVTGTWATPYGSGGIYKQKTVVLDVSDKSHGNAMGVGMADVTTLRLFNKIDFTALYPNMLTSTVITPGKIAMVMEDDELAIKAAIKTCTNIEKKTVRIVLIKNTLSLDELYISEAMQQEAMETEGVEIVENARKMKFDNEGNLLEFV, from the coding sequence ATGGAGATAAAGAAACAGACAAATATACGACATCTTCTCAAAGATGTACCAATACCGGGAGTGATAAAGGTTCGGCAGCACTTCGACGGAAGCAGAGTTGAGGATATTCCTGGAACAATCAGAACTCAACTCAAAGAACAGTCCCTGAGTGCAAGGATACGACAGGGTGACAGGGTGGTCCTGACCGGGAGCAGTCGTGAAATTGCGAACATGAACGTGATTCTCCGGGAGCTGGCTGCATTTATTACAAGCTGTGGGGCCCATCCGTACATTGTTCCTGCCATGGGCAGTCATGGAGGTTCTTCGGCAGAGGGACAGAAAGAGATCCTGGAAGACTACGGTATTACAGAAGAATTCTGCGCCTGTCCGATTCACTCCTCAATGGATACCGTCGTTACCGGTTACACCCCGGATGGTTTGCCTGTATATTTCGATAAATTTACAGCTGAGTCTGATTCAATCGTTGTGGTGGGACGCATAAAAGCCCACACGGCATTTCGCGGTCCCTATGAGTCCGGACTATTTAAGATGCTCGGCATCGGACTTGGCAAACAGAAGGGAGCGGATTCCCTTCATGCCGCGGGATTCGGCGCCTTCAAGGAAAGAATCCCGGAGTTTGCCCGCGTCATAATGAATAATAATAATGTAGTTTTCGGTGTCGGTGTCATTGAGAACGCTTATGATCAGACCTGCCGTATTGAAGTTATCAAAGGGGAGGAGATCGCGGAAAAGGAACCTCCTCTTTTGGAGTATGCCAAAAAGCGGATGCCAAGAATCCTTTTTCCCGAAACGGATGTACTTGTTGTAACCCAGATCGGGAAGAATTTTTCCGGGAGTGGTATGGATCCGAATGTTACCGGGACCTGGGCAACCCCCTATGGGTCGGGTGGTATTTATAAGCAGAAGACCGTTGTTCTCGATGTCTCCGATAAATCCCATGGAAATGCAATGGGAGTGGGGATGGCCGATGTAACTACCCTGCGACTGTTTAACAAGATCGATTTTACTGCCCTTTATCCGAATATGCTTACATCCACCGTTATTACGCCGGGAAAAATAGCGATGGTAATGGAAGATGATGAACTGGCTATTAAAGCGGCAATAAAAACATGTACAAATATTGAAAAGAAGACGGTAAGAATCGTCCTTATTAAAAATACCCTGAGTCTTGACGAACTCTATATATCTGAAGCGATGCAGCAGGAAGCTATGGAGACTGAAGGGGTAGAAATAGTGGAAAATGCCAGGAAAATGAAATTCGATAACGAAGGGAATCTCCTGGAGTTCGTTTAA
- a CDS encoding DUF1761 domain-containing protein — translation MDQFELSLLGILLAVVYNLVIGSLWYSPMMFGNRWTVLVGHREDDLQGGMTPGIMLGALAVALVEALGFSLLKNFTGMDGFFGGLFLGLFIWLVFLVPPFFNRVLYEKAPRELYFINAGTNMVTFAGMAAIIGAV, via the coding sequence ATGGACCAATTTGAACTTAGTCTTCTGGGAATTCTGCTGGCAGTTGTCTATAATCTTGTGATCGGCAGTCTCTGGTACAGCCCAATGATGTTTGGAAACCGATGGACTGTGCTTGTAGGTCACCGGGAGGATGATCTTCAGGGAGGGATGACCCCTGGAATAATGCTGGGCGCCCTGGCGGTAGCGCTGGTTGAAGCCCTGGGTTTCAGCCTTCTCAAGAACTTTACCGGTATGGACGGTTTTTTTGGAGGACTTTTTCTGGGGCTTTTTATCTGGCTGGTTTTCCTCGTACCCCCCTTCTTTAATCGTGTTCTCTATGAAAAAGCACCCAGAGAACTTTATTTTATCAATGCCGGCACGAATATGGTCACCTTTGCCGGTATGGCC